The following DNA comes from Gordonia zhaorongruii.
ACATCGCGGGTCACCGCATCGGTGTCCGCACCGGGCGCGAACGTCAGCTGCAGGTAGGTGTCCCCGGGGCGGTGGAACATCTCGCGCAGCAGGTCGAGCGATACCGCAGCCGTGCCCGAGTCCATCGACACGTAGTTCACCGTGTCGACCACCGGTAGATCACGAGGACCCGACGGGGTAGCGAGGGTGAGGGTTGCCCCGGTCTCGACACCGAGCAGACGCGCCAGCGTGCGGGAGAGCATCACGCCTCGTCCCTGCAGAGTCGCCTGCGCCGCCTCGGGCGAGGCCTTCCGGAGGAACGGTGCGTCGGCGCCCGGTTCGAGTCCCTGCACCAGCGCTCGCGCGTTGCCGATGTTGACGCTCGCCCACTGTCCGCCGGCCACCTCTTGCACACCCGGTACCTTCGCCGCATCGCGTCGGACCTCCGGGGCGAGGACCGGGCCGAGTGGAATCGATTCCTTCTCCTGCGACGACACGTACAGATCGGGATCGCCCAGCCCATCGAGCGACCCGGAGATCGATCCGACCAAGTTGCTCAACGAGCCGGAGATGCCGATGCCCACGGCCACCGCGACCGCGACCGTCATCACCGTCGCCCAGACCCGACGGGGCGCCCGCTCGGAGTTGACGGCCGCGAGCCGGCCCGGCCCGGCGAACCACCGTGCACACCTGCCTACGGCGGCGACCAGCAGCGGACTCACCGCGAACAGCGCGACGAGGCCCCCGATCGCGTATACCGCTCCCGCCAGAATCGCCGGACGGCCGTCGACTGTTCGCACGATGACCCACGACGCCGCGACCGACCCTGCCCCGAGCAGCCCGCAGACCCAGAGGAGACGCCGCGAGTGCGGTTCGGCGTCGGCGGCCTGCCCCGGCACCATCGCCTCGACCGGCGACACTGAGAACACCGCACGTGCGGCCAGGGTCGTCGCCGCTACGCAGGCGACGACCGCCGCCGCGACCGCTGCCGCCGGAATGTACGGCGCCAGGCTGTAGCCGACCTGCACACCGGTGGCAGTCGAATCGACGGGCACCCGGCCGAGCGCCCACCTCCCCGCGAGCATCCCTACGGGCACCCCCAGAAGACCGCCCACCAGACCGAAGACCACCGCCTCACCGAGCAGATCGGCGGCCAGATGGCGACGCCTCCCGCCGAGCGCTCGGACCATCGCCAGCGACTGCCGCCGCGACGCGACCGCCATGTTCATGGTGTTGAAGATCAGGAATGCGGCGATCACGAGCGACACCAGGGAGACGAGCAGGGTCGAATCACGCACCACAGAACTGGCGACTTCGGCCTGTTTCACCCGGAAACCCGGATCCACGACACTCGCCCGGCCGGCCACGACGCGCTCGGCGGCCACCCGCATGCGGCCGTCGTCCGCACCCGCATCGGGAACCAGCAGGATCGAGTCAACGGCGTCGTGCAACCCCGAGAGTTCCTGGGCGAGAGGAAGGTACGCGAAAACGAACCGGCCGCCGTTGAGCGCGTTCGCGTCGCCTCCGACCACCCGCAGCACGGTCAGGTCGCGGTCGCCCACCCGCACCGACTGTCCCTGCGTCAGTCCGGTGCCTGCGCCCACGATGACGCCGTCCGACAGGTCGCGTGTGTCCAGCCCCTCCTCTGTTCCGGACTCGACGGCCGCTCGCAGCTGCGCGGAGAGCGAGGTGACCCGGTAATCCGAACCGATGAGGACCGTCGGCTGTCCGTCGACGGCGATCGAGCCGCGGACGATCGGCACCACGGCGCGCGCCTGCTTCACCTCGCGGCGCAGCTCCGCCGCGATCCCGTCGTCCACCCCGGAGTCGGCGATGGCGGCCACCTCGACCGTGGCATCTCCCGAGATCGACTCATTGAAGTCCCGTACCGATGCCGTCAGCGACCCGTACACCGACAGCACCGCGACCAGGAGTGCCGACGACACCATCACCACGAGCAGTGACGTGATCACCCGCAGACGATGCGAGGCCAGTTCACGCAGGCCGAGCACCCTGATCCGAGTGACGGCCGCCCGCAATGCGCGCACTGCCTACCCCTGCCCGTCGGCGACCCGACCGTCCCGGACCGTCACCACCGCATCGCACACATCTGCAGCCGAACGGTCGTGAGTCACCATGAGCACCAATCGATCCGGCCGGTCGTGAGCGACGTCGGCAAGCAGATCGAGCACGTCGGCACCGGTGCGCGAGTCGAGATTCCCCGTCGGCTCATCGGCGAGAACGACCGCCGGATCCATGATCAGCGACCGGGCTACGGCCACGCGCTGCATCTGACCGCCAGACAGCTCCGACGGCCGGTGCTCGATGCGGTCACCGAGTCCGACCCGCTCCATCAACTCGACCGCACGCGGTCTGGACTTGGCGAGCGAACGCGAGTCCAGCAGCATCGGCAGCGCCACGTTCTCCCACGCCGACAGCGTCGGCACGAGGTTGAAGAACTGGAAGATGAAACCGACCCGGTGGCGGCGGAACTCCGATGCCGCGTCGTCGTCGAGGGACATCAGGTCGGTGCCGGCCACCCGGATGGTGCCCGATGTCGGCGTATCGAGCGCGCCGATGATGTGGAGGAGGGTGGACTTGCCTGCCCCGGACGGACCGACGACGGACACGAACTGGCCGCCGTCGAGCCGGAGCGACGCACCATCGAGCGCGCGGATCGTCCCGGTCCCCATCCGGTACTCCCGGACCAGGTCGGTCGCTTCCACCACCGGAGCACGCTCGACTGAATCCGGGTCGGCGGCCATAGGTGCTCCTCAGGCTCAGTCGCGCCAGGTTCCCGTTTCGAAGAAGTCGGTCAGCACGGCGGTCGGTGGCTCCAGATCGAGCCTCTCGGCGGCAACCCAGTCATCGTTGAAGTACGTGTGATCGTATCGGTCGCCGCTGTCGCACAGCAGCGTTACGACGCTCCCCGCACGACCGGTGGCCACCATCTCGGTGATCAGCGTGCAGGCGCCCCAGAAATTGGTTCCGGTGGATCCCCCCACGCGACGCCCCAGCCGGGCGCTGAGGAACCGGGCTGCCGCCACGGACGCCGAGTCGGGTACGCCGACCATGCGGTCGATCACCTGCGACACGAACGACGGCTCCACTCGCGGACGGCCGATGCCCTCGATGCGGGACGCCGTCGCCGACGTGAGGCTTCCGTCCCCGGCCTCGTAGGCAGGCAGGAACACCGAGTTCTCGACGTCCACCACGGCCAGCCGGGTGTCGTGTCGCTGGTACCGGAGATACCGTCCGAACGTGGCCGATGTTCCACCGGTGCCCGCGCCCACCACGATCCACTCCGGGACCGGATGCGGTTCACCGGACATCTGCTCGAAGACCGACTCGGCGATGTTGTTGTTGCCACGCCAGTCCGTGGCGCGCTCGGCCATCGTGAACTGATCGATGAAGTGTCCGTTGAGTTCGGTCTCGAGTCGCTGCGCCACCGAGTAGATCTCACTCGGTGATCCGACGAAGTGGCACATGCCGCCCTCTGCCTCTATCAGCTGAGTCTTCCGCGGCGACGTCCCCTCGACCATGACCGCGACGAAGGGGACGCCGATCAGCTTCGCGAAGTACGCCTCCGACACCGCCGTCGACCCCGAAGATGCCTCGATGACGGTGGTGCCCTGACGAATCCAGCCGTTGCACAGCGCGTAGAGGAACAACGACCGGGCAAGCCGGTGCTTCAGTGATCCGGTCGGATGAGTCGACTCGTCCTTCAGATACAGGTCGATGCCGCCTGCCGGCGCGCGGGACCACTCCGGGAGGTCGACCTTCAAAAGGTGGGTATCCGCACTGCGCCGTGCGTCCGCGTCGATCCGCCGTACCGCGTCCGCCGTCCACGCACGGTCGGTGAGATGTTCGACGATCCGGGTGCCGGTCACTCCTCGTCGCCCCGCAAGCGCGACTGGAGGTCGGCGTGACGGGCGCTGCGATCCGCATCCACCTGAGCTATCTGGTCGTTGACGCGCAGACGCAGGGTCTTGAACAGCACCATGCCGAGCGGAAGTGCGATGAGCACACCGAACACGGCGGCGACCAGCACCGGGATATCGACGCCGACGATCTTTCCGACGAAGTAGATCACCACCGCGATCACCGCGACCAACGCGAGGCGGGCCAGCGTGTACAGCAGAACGGCCACAACGAGGGTGCCCATGGTGGCGCGGGGCGTCGGCGTCTCCGTCGAAGCGGAATCTTCACTCATGGTCACCACGATACGGCCCCGGTCGTTCGATCCGGCCGGGTGATCAATCGACTAATCAGCCCCCTTCGGACATTACGGACTCTTTACCAACACCTGACCGTTCGAGCAACCGGCCCATGTGCGTGTACCTATGGACAGGTGGGTCGGGGATAACGA
Coding sequences within:
- a CDS encoding FtsX-like permease family protein, translating into MRALRAAVTRIRVLGLRELASHRLRVITSLLVVMVSSALLVAVLSVYGSLTASVRDFNESISGDATVEVAAIADSGVDDGIAAELRREVKQARAVVPIVRGSIAVDGQPTVLIGSDYRVTSLSAQLRAAVESGTEEGLDTRDLSDGVIVGAGTGLTQGQSVRVGDRDLTVLRVVGGDANALNGGRFVFAYLPLAQELSGLHDAVDSILLVPDAGADDGRMRVAAERVVAGRASVVDPGFRVKQAEVASSVVRDSTLLVSLVSLVIAAFLIFNTMNMAVASRRQSLAMVRALGGRRRHLAADLLGEAVVFGLVGGLLGVPVGMLAGRWALGRVPVDSTATGVQVGYSLAPYIPAAAVAAAVVACVAATTLAARAVFSVSPVEAMVPGQAADAEPHSRRLLWVCGLLGAGSVAASWVIVRTVDGRPAILAGAVYAIGGLVALFAVSPLLVAAVGRCARWFAGPGRLAAVNSERAPRRVWATVMTVAVAVAVGIGISGSLSNLVGSISGSLDGLGDPDLYVSSQEKESIPLGPVLAPEVRRDAAKVPGVQEVAGGQWASVNIGNARALVQGLEPGADAPFLRKASPEAAQATLQGRGVMLSRTLARLLGVETGATLTLATPSGPRDLPVVDTVNYVSMDSGTAAVSLDLLREMFHRPGDTYLQLTFAPGADTDAVTRDVAGIASAHPSVAGTALHVYTGEEALVATQKTAEQSGAFTVAIQWIVSGAAAVALLNTLLLSVLERRREIGVLRSMGAARRFVFRMVLAEAGAIAIVGAVVGVVLGTGLHVLSDEILAETTSIDIVYSPLWSSIGYVAVSAVLCLVGAVVPAARASRLNITDAIASE
- a CDS encoding ABC transporter ATP-binding protein — translated: MAADPDSVERAPVVEATDLVREYRMGTGTIRALDGASLRLDGGQFVSVVGPSGAGKSTLLHIIGALDTPTSGTIRVAGTDLMSLDDDAASEFRRHRVGFIFQFFNLVPTLSAWENVALPMLLDSRSLAKSRPRAVELMERVGLGDRIEHRPSELSGGQMQRVAVARSLIMDPAVVLADEPTGNLDSRTGADVLDLLADVAHDRPDRLVLMVTHDRSAADVCDAVVTVRDGRVADGQG
- a CDS encoding PLP-dependent cysteine synthase family protein: MTGTRIVEHLTDRAWTADAVRRIDADARRSADTHLLKVDLPEWSRAPAGGIDLYLKDESTHPTGSLKHRLARSLFLYALCNGWIRQGTTVIEASSGSTAVSEAYFAKLIGVPFVAVMVEGTSPRKTQLIEAEGGMCHFVGSPSEIYSVAQRLETELNGHFIDQFTMAERATDWRGNNNIAESVFEQMSGEPHPVPEWIVVGAGTGGTSATFGRYLRYQRHDTRLAVVDVENSVFLPAYEAGDGSLTSATASRIEGIGRPRVEPSFVSQVIDRMVGVPDSASVAAARFLSARLGRRVGGSTGTNFWGACTLITEMVATGRAGSVVTLLCDSGDRYDHTYFNDDWVAAERLDLEPPTAVLTDFFETGTWRD
- a CDS encoding DUF4229 domain-containing protein yields the protein MSEDSASTETPTPRATMGTLVVAVLLYTLARLALVAVIAVVIYFVGKIVGVDIPVLVAAVFGVLIALPLGMVLFKTLRLRVNDQIAQVDADRSARHADLQSRLRGDEE